Within the Fibrobacter sp. genome, the region TGTGGAAATCTGTACGGTCATGGATCTCAGCGAAAGCGGGATGAGATTTCTGGCCGAGAAAAAATTCCTTCCCGGTCAGACCCTCAGGCTGACATTCCTTCTGCCCGAATCCATTGTAATTATCCGTACCGATGCCATTGTGGTTCACATCCAGAAATCAAATGACAGCTCTGAAGTCGGCGTTCAATTTAAGAATCTTGGTCTGGCGGAAAGAAAACTGATTCGTCATTTCGTTGAAAAGACACTCCAGAGTCAATCACAATCACAATGACCGCTGACGTTTCCTTCATACACATCAGTGATACTCATATAGGCAGTTCAGAAGATTTCTCTCTCTTCGGAAGAAACACCTTTCAGTGTGCATCCAGACTGATTGACCTGATAAAAAAACAGAATATTCCCCTCGATTTTGTTGTCCATACAGGAGATCTGATCAATAAACCAGATCAGGCATCAGCGCAGCTTG harbors:
- a CDS encoding PilZ domain-containing protein, coding for MIERRAHTRVETELVTVEIYTSELHLSTTEVVEICTVMDLSESGMRFLAEKKFLPGQTLRLTFLLPESIVIIRTDAIVVHIQKSNDSSEVGVQFKNLGLAERKLIRHFVEKTLQSQSQSQ